Proteins encoded within one genomic window of Alosa alosa isolate M-15738 ecotype Scorff River chromosome 24, AALO_Geno_1.1, whole genome shotgun sequence:
- the LOC125289762 gene encoding peroxisome proliferator-activated receptor gamma coactivator 1-alpha-like — protein MEECAVNLRDDGCDAWSVLRLGHTLQLAGEPQFDLKSHRRAPYTDLDSHSDDFDPASCKSQYDCVDFDSLLQEAQSSLRK, from the exons ATGGAAGAGTGTGCCGTCAACCTCCGAGATGATGG CTGTGACGCCTGGTCAGTGCTGCGTTTGGGACACACACTCCAGCTGGCTGGGGAGCCCCAGTTTGACCTCAAGAGCCACCGCAGAGCCCCCTACACCGacttag ACTCCCACTCAGACGACTTTGATCCAGCCTCCTGTAAGAGCCAGTACGACTGCGTAGACTTTGACAGCCTGCTGCAGGAAGCTCAGAGCAGCCTGCGGAAGTGA